From a single Bacillus solimangrovi genomic region:
- a CDS encoding MBL fold metallo-hydrolase has product MQTIEKIGERFWYMTPVSETDRPVLGMVVGDRKVLMIDAGNSEDHTQLFLEELAKKQVPKPNIVAITHWHWDHIFGLSSLPEVISMSSVQTKAEIEKLIPLSWSDEAIDERVREGTEIEFCANAIKKEFVDHRDITITVPDLTFDKYVEIDLGGVTCVLQQVGGDHSEDSVVVFVKEEKVLFLADCIYPDIFSKQINYTVQKTVELLNMLETFDAETYVLSHTKMLSKEEFKSEVALLRTIAKYTDMLKGDQTSIQNKYAEEVNRELDEHELETIEYFVNGYTMQK; this is encoded by the coding sequence ATGCAAACGATTGAGAAAATTGGAGAGAGATTTTGGTATATGACCCCTGTTTCTGAGACAGATCGTCCTGTTTTAGGCATGGTAGTTGGTGATCGTAAGGTTCTAATGATCGATGCGGGTAATTCTGAAGACCATACTCAATTATTTTTAGAAGAGCTTGCTAAAAAACAAGTTCCGAAACCGAATATTGTAGCAATCACACATTGGCACTGGGATCATATCTTTGGTCTTTCGTCTTTACCTGAGGTTATATCCATGTCATCAGTTCAAACGAAAGCTGAAATAGAGAAGTTAATTCCATTATCATGGTCAGATGAAGCTATAGATGAGAGAGTAAGAGAAGGAACTGAAATTGAATTTTGCGCAAATGCGATTAAGAAAGAATTTGTCGATCATCGAGACATTACAATTACAGTACCAGATTTAACATTCGACAAATACGTAGAAATTGATTTAGGTGGCGTCACATGTGTATTACAGCAAGTAGGTGGGGACCATTCTGAAGATTCAGTAGTCGTTTTTGTAAAAGAAGAAAAAGTACTATTTTTAGCAGATTGTATTTATCCAGATATTTTTTCGAAGCAAATTAACTATACTGTTCAGAAAACAGTTGAGTTGTTAAATATGTTAGAAACCTTTGATGCAGAAACGTACGTGCTTTCTCATACAAAAATGCTTTCGAAAGAAGAATTCAAAAGTGAAGTAGCACTGTTACGAACAATTGCAAAATACACAGACATGCTTAAAGGTGATCAAACAAGCATTCAAAATAAGTATGCAGAAGAAGTGAACCGAGAATTGGATGAGCATGAGTTAGAAACAATTGAATACTTTGTTAACGGGTATACAATGCAAAAATGA